The Apium graveolens cultivar Ventura chromosome 10, ASM990537v1, whole genome shotgun sequence nucleotide sequence GCAAATATTTGTGTAATTTAGACTCAAATAAACCAAGGACTAAAAGTCAGACAAACAATGATACTCTGACGTGAATTTCCGGCCAAGCTGTGGAGAGCCACCCAAGTCGATTTCAATTTTTCAATCATTCTTTAATATTTATCTTCGTTTGCATTATTTTGTTCGGTTGTCATTGTGACAACAAATTGTCACGACGTGTGATAGATTAAAGTATATTGTATACTTCCTCCGTCCCAACCCATTTTTTACGTTTGATTTGGGCACCGAGATTAAAAATTATGTTTAaagtagtgaaaaagagaaagaaaagtggatgaagTGGTGAGACCCAttaatttttaatgtataaaagggAGATAGTTGAGTAAAAATAGTGTCAAAAGAGAGGAAAAGTGAGAAAGTGGTGGGACCGACTATTTTTGTTCAGTTTtaaaatgtaaagaattggatgAGACGTTCCAAAAGGAAAACAATTATTCCCTATTGCAGAGAGAATTATAAAAGAGTTAAAACactttttaaaatatattcaaaaggggcaattaatcaaataattattGTCGTATATTTCCGATTCTTAATACTTAAAGAATTTGGttcaaaataaatcaaaaataatttgCTCTTAATAACCCATTTTGTACATGTTTTTCTGATTCGTGTTTATATTACATTTTTCTTGCAAGTTGTacatttaattttgaattttgcTTAATTTTACAATTCTGGCATAATATTCTGTTAAAAATTGTTAATTTGAGAAGGGTAAGATCAAGAAAAAAAATAAGTTTAGGTTATAACAAAATTCACCTCATAATTTCAAATatcaaaaattgattttgaaGATTTAGTTGAGCTAAAATCTTATATTCTAGTAAACAAATCGAAACTCTAGTCATATCCTCACATATTCTAGCCTTAAATCACCGAAAGggattaaaaaaaaatcaattttaaggTTCTTGCTTCAGATTGGGCGTTTGATTTATGgtcattttttataaaatttgatATTATAGATAGATTTTACTTATCAtttacaatcgattcatgtatttatttacaaaaatatattGAGCTTGTCTTCAAGACTAGAAATTTTCAATATTATCCGTGATGTAATGGTAAAAAACaatccaaaaattataaaataaaacgacattgaaaattaaaaaatacattttaCGAAAGGGATTGCTAGCATGAGGATGATCTCGGGAGACATGCTAGTATAGGGGTCGTGTTTATATTTACAAATTTGCTCTTAAAATATTATACTATAAAATATCATAACCTCATGTTATTAGAGGACAACCTcttattctattttttttttacaaaaaatataacaTAGACCGAATGAGAAAAACACTCCAAGAAATGCGTTATAAACCGCCAGTTACCCTGAATCTAATAGTTGTAAACACATTTTATCAAATAGACTCAATCACTAACATTAATTATTCACATGTCTTTTAGTGTTCCCTCCTGCATGAGAAAGCAATTTACCAAATAGACTGAGCAACTAGGATTAATTATTAACATGTGTTTTAGTGTTCCCGAGAGAAAGCAATTGGTAAGACCGCATTAGCAAGTTCAATCCTAGATGTAAAATAGTTATAGTTATTATTATAATTTGgtatgaaaaaatattttttttgttttaaaataaaagttGCATTCCAATATTAGTTttataattagttttaaatttttataaatattttaatttatacttaatttaatattattttgatattttaagATGTACAAGacaataattatttaattttttccCTTCATTTATAATAATAGATGATGGGGTAAAGATACACATATACATCCTTAATTTCAAATATAGAactaagaatatatatatatatatacatatttggATTTAAATATGGTAACCTTTGAAATTAATATTTTGGTGGTTGTTCAGATACAGATCAAGTAGTTATCCAGCTCTTTCGACTGAGTTATCCCAGTCTTAAACACCTGGATTGAGAATTAATTTAGAAAACTTCTATAATTACTCGATTTCATCCATGAATATTACGTTTGCGATATTAATCATTAAATTTTCCGAGATATTTTTAGCAACTTTTCCTATTTCTTACTGATTTCAAAATATCCGTAAGATTCGATTTTTTTCTATATTTACCATAAAAACAAGTATATTAACTTAAACTAATATTCAGATTTTTTTTGATAAGAGACCATAACAATATTATTTTCATTGAATCACAATTATATTATATCTTTATATATGGAAATTTTATCCGGATTATTTATTACTGTACCACCAAAAACATCATATCTGTTGATTATAAAAATTAGTTTCCTAAATTAATCACAACATacaaatatataaatttatataaatactCAATCTTTAATTAAATTTTTTATAAGAGCAAGCAACCATATATCACTCTCATTCTCTTCGCTTACTCACAATCAAACTCTTCACATTCCAAGCTCTCTCTTTCCATCAATAATGGAACTAATCTCAATCTTCTTTTTCTCCCTCATCTTCTTCATTCCCTTCATTTTCTTCTTCTATTTCAATTCACTAAACACAAAACACGGCTTTATATCCTACCCTCTAGTCGGATCCTTACCCGACTTCATAAAAAACCGTCACCGTTTTCTCGACTGGAGCACCGAAATTCTCGCGGGTTGCCCCACCAACACCGCCATCTTCCGCCGTCCCGGAAAAATCCACGGCGTCATTACAGCCAACCCATCCAACGTACAACACATGCTCAAAACTAACTTTGACAATTACCCAAAAGGCCCTCGCTTTATTACACTTCTTCAAGACTTTCTTGGCCAAGGTATTTTTAACTCGGATGGGCATATTTGGAAAGTACAACGTAAGACTGCTAGTTATGAGTTTAACACCAAGTCTCTTCGTAACTTTATTGTCCAAATATCAACTGTTGAGTTACAAACCGGTTTAATTCCTATTCTTCGTGAATCGGCTCAGAAAAACCGGGTTGTTGATTTACAAGACCTTTTGGAACGGTTCGCTTttgataatatttgtaaacttgCGTTTAATGTTGATCCGGGCTGTTTAAAAGGTGTTGGAAATTATGCTGGCAGTGAGTTCATGCAAGCGTTTGAATCGGCCGCTACGTTAAGTGCCGGCCGGTTCATGTATATTTTCGTGATTTTTTATAAGATTAAAAAGTTTTTTAACATGGGGTCTGAAATGAAGCTGAGGGATTCAATAAAGATCGTTCATGAGTTTGCGGATAATATTATTCGGTCGAGATTGCAAGAACGGGTGGAGAGAAAAGACGAGGATTTGTTGTCCCGGTTTATTCAAGACTCCAGTAACTCGGCCGAGATGTTACGAGATATTGTTATTAGTTTTATTTTAGCAGGCCGTGACACGACTTCGTCGTTGTTGACTTGGTTCTTCTGGTTATTGTCATCGAGGCCAAATGTGGTTGATAAAATACTCCAAGAGCATGAACAAATTCGAAAAATTGATTCGGATACGGATACGTATAGTTTTGATGAGTTACGTGAGATGCAGTATCTCCATGCAGCAATATCGGAGGCGTTACGATTGTATCCACCTGTACCGGTTGATACGAAGTTGTGTGAAAATGATGATGTTTGGCCAGATGGTACGGTGATTAAAAAGGGGTGGTTTGCGACGTACAATGCATATGCAATGGGGAGAATGGAGAGTATCTGGGGTAAAGATTGTCTTGAGTATAGGCCGGAGAGGTGGCTCGATGAGAATGGAATGTGCAAACAGGAAAGTGCATTTAAGTTTCCGGTTTTTCATGCAGGTCCGAGGATTTGTTTAGGGAAAGATATGGCTTATATTCAGATGAAGTCTGTAGCAGCATCAGTGATTAAGAGGTTTGAGTTTAGGGCTGTGAATGTTAAGGAAGATGCTATTCCTGAGCATGTGTTGTCCTTGACTTTAAGGATGAAAGACGGGTTATACGTTAGTGTGAAAGAAAGGCTGGCGGAGGCCTAATCTGTTGTTTGTTCTTGTTCCGATATGAAACAATCTGGCCTAATATGCAACAAGTCGTGAattctgcttcttttctttctctAACAAGCCTGGTGATTTATTTTTAGTGAGGCCGATGATTTGTAGTACCGTGACTGATGATTTAATTATGGTGAAAATGATGTGTAGTTGCATCCAGTGCTTATGCATATGATATAATTATAGCCAGTTTGTCATAACGAGACGAGTTCATACTTCTGTCTTCTGTGTCATTGAAACCTGAAGGGTCTAAACAGAGTGTGTGTGGATGAAACAGGGATTATATGTTGAAGTGTGAATGAGCGACAACTTAATCATAGTATTTTTTAGAATCTACTGCAGATATAGAGCGAAATTGAAATGCTCACCACTACTACAAAACTCAACTAGCCTAAAAGCAGACTACGCTATGATTTCAATCCTTTCAATAATAGAGGCAGGGTTCCAGCCCCAGGGGCCTCTACAAATATGCATTTTTTCTTGGAGCTCTATAACTTAAATCAAACTCTTTTAAGAATGTGATCAGTCAACCTGGAGCAGCTACATTCCACAACGCAAGTACCATATAATGTCAGGTTACCCGTTGAATTATTGCAGTGACAATGACTTGGTACCCCTCCCAGAAATCAGGATTAATAATTTAATATCTCTCTGGTATGAGGCATTCACCTGCGCTGTTACACACATGAATTCCACTTTGGCTTGATCTGAGCAAGATAAACAGATACCACTGCGTTGCTACAGGCCGTTGGTTTGTGTAGCATTTTCAGGCTTTACTATATATTTATGACTGATTGGGTCCAGTCTCTGCGGACGATTTTTTTAGCAGACAGTACCGTTATACATGTAAAATTATGGTTTGTGAATTGTGATGTGAATGCAGGGAGGTTGTCATTTTATCGCTTGTCATGTTTATTTATCACAGTATGTTCGTTACAATAATCGTACGATGTATGATGGGAAACATAGTTATTCACTACAAAAATGTCACTCCAACCATCAACTCCAATTATTAGCTATAATTATAGCTATCCTGTTTTGGTCTTCCAAATTTGTTGAACCATGGATAAAATATAGATATCCTTTAAAACACATCCAACTCATCactcctttctcttcttgtttACTTCTCTCTCcaagtataaatatatattttcatcacctttttcattttcttaataataataaaatattatttttaaagtATAATTAACCATTATAGCTAACATGGTTGTAATACACCACCTTAGAGGTTTGACAAATTTTAGTTAaccattaatttatattattttagccAACTATTTTAGGTATCTCCCTTAGAGATACTCTAAGAACCAGAATTATTTGTCTCCTGCATTATTGGTACAAGCTGCCATTACTTCATAATATAATTACTGGATGTATAAATCTGCAGGCTTTTTTTATATCCTAATCATCCCAAATGAATCCCCGGTTCACACAGATATAGGGGAAGAACACACTCCTTTGATCTAGGTATAGTTCCTGATGCGATTTGAATAAAAGAACACACTCCTTACGATCTAGGAGCTCCTTTTTTAATTTCATTTTGAAATATTAGTCTTGGACCTTGAAATATATCACATGGTGATTCCCGGGAACAGTCTCCCTCTAGCAATGATCCACGGCCTCTTTGCCTGTTTTCCAAAAAGGAGTATTTTACCTTGTTAAATTATACTACTACTTGATGAACTTCAATTTGGTCAAATAAAATTATTCTGTGATGTGTTTGTTATCGAAATCTTATCCATATCACCCAAGTCCAAAACAATGTTTTTTTTATTTAGTATATTTAATTTAAAGTTATGAAAATT carries:
- the LOC141692650 gene encoding cytochrome P450 CYP94D108 — protein: MELISIFFFSLIFFIPFIFFFYFNSLNTKHGFISYPLVGSLPDFIKNRHRFLDWSTEILAGCPTNTAIFRRPGKIHGVITANPSNVQHMLKTNFDNYPKGPRFITLLQDFLGQGIFNSDGHIWKVQRKTASYEFNTKSLRNFIVQISTVELQTGLIPILRESAQKNRVVDLQDLLERFAFDNICKLAFNVDPGCLKGVGNYAGSEFMQAFESAATLSAGRFMYIFVIFYKIKKFFNMGSEMKLRDSIKIVHEFADNIIRSRLQERVERKDEDLLSRFIQDSSNSAEMLRDIVISFILAGRDTTSSLLTWFFWLLSSRPNVVDKILQEHEQIRKIDSDTDTYSFDELREMQYLHAAISEALRLYPPVPVDTKLCENDDVWPDGTVIKKGWFATYNAYAMGRMESIWGKDCLEYRPERWLDENGMCKQESAFKFPVFHAGPRICLGKDMAYIQMKSVAASVIKRFEFRAVNVKEDAIPEHVLSLTLRMKDGLYVSVKERLAEA